A single region of the Nicotiana sylvestris chromosome 6, ASM39365v2, whole genome shotgun sequence genome encodes:
- the LOC138871024 gene encoding zinc finger BED domain-containing protein DAYSLEEPER-like, giving the protein MAEESRVNDAGSSESLPIMVDSNTNTIDTQDTKKRKVMQPRYDVWNHFDKFEVNRIGKARCKYCKQAYTANSSKNRITGLKNHLLRCKEYPLNIVKDKSQTKINFQSFQNDEGSLWKFDQEVVRRALIEMIVTGEQPFSFVENKGFMKFMRKTQPLFRLPSRRTITRDYYEVYGELKQNLRRTFREAQPKVCLTTDTWTSLQRINYMCLTAHFIDRD; this is encoded by the coding sequence ATGGCAGAAGAAAGTAGAGTAAATGATGCTGGTTCAAGTGAAAGTTTACCTATTATGGTAGATAGCAACACCAACACCATTGATACTCAAGatacaaagaaaaggaaagtcaTGCAACCTAGGTATGATGTTTGGAaccattttgataaatttgaggtAAATAGGATTGGTAAAGCACGATGTAAATATTGTAAGCAAGCTTATACTGCTAATTCATCTAAGAATAGAATAACAGGATTGAAGAATCATTTGCTTAGATGCAAAGAATATCCACTTAACATTGTTAAAGATAAAAGTCAAACAAAGATAAATTTTCAATCTTTCCAAAATGATGAAGGATCactttggaaatttgatcaagaaGTGGTTAGGAGGGCCTTAATTGAGATGATAGTTACTGGTGAACAACCATTTAGCTTTGTAGAAAATAAAGGCTTTATGAAGTTTATGAGAAAAACTCAACCATTATTTCGTCTTCCTTCTCGTAGAACAATAACAAGGGATTATTATGAAGTTTACGGTGAATTGAAGCAAAATCTAAGAAGGACTTTTAGAGAAGCACAACCAAAAGTTTGTCTCACAACAGACACATGGACTTCAttacaaagaataaattatatgtgtTTGACAGCCCACTTCATTGATAGGGATTGA